Proteins from one Bacteroides zhangwenhongii genomic window:
- a CDS encoding efflux RND transporter periplasmic adaptor subunit has protein sequence MRLFFSKHELKLRRKRNIAAIICVVIVLGVYWILTRPQKVEPEMPTVIVESVVKDDVEIYGEYVGRIRAQQFVEVRARVEGYLENMLFAEGTYVNKNQVLFVINQDQYRAKADKARAQLKKDEAQALKAERDLKRIRPLFEQNAASQLDLDNAEAAFESAEATVAMSEADLAQAELELGYTIVRSPLSGHISERNVDLGTLVGPGGKSLLATIVKSDTVLVDFSMTALDYLKSKERNINLGQQDSTRSWQPNITITLADNTVYPYKGYVDFAEPQVDPQTGTFSVRAEMPNPKQVLLPGQFTKVKLLLDVREGALVVPMKAVTIEKGGAYIYTMRKDNTVEKRFIELGPEVGNNVVVERGLAAGEIVVVEGFHKLTPGMKVRVSQPEMETKDNAKGE, from the coding sequence ATGAGATTATTCTTTTCGAAACATGAGTTGAAACTGAGAAGAAAGAGAAACATTGCTGCTATAATTTGCGTGGTAATTGTGTTGGGGGTGTATTGGATACTAACCCGGCCTCAGAAGGTTGAGCCGGAAATGCCGACAGTCATTGTGGAATCGGTAGTTAAAGATGATGTGGAAATATACGGGGAATATGTCGGGCGTATCCGTGCCCAACAGTTTGTCGAAGTACGTGCGCGTGTGGAAGGCTATTTGGAGAATATGCTTTTTGCCGAAGGTACGTATGTAAATAAGAATCAGGTTTTATTTGTAATCAATCAGGATCAGTATCGTGCCAAAGCGGACAAGGCGAGAGCGCAGTTGAAGAAAGATGAGGCGCAGGCTTTGAAAGCGGAACGTGATTTAAAGCGTATCCGTCCGTTGTTTGAACAAAATGCTGCAAGTCAGTTGGATTTGGATAATGCGGAAGCTGCTTTTGAAAGTGCCGAAGCAACGGTGGCTATGAGTGAAGCAGACTTGGCACAGGCGGAACTGGAATTGGGTTATACTATTGTCCGTTCTCCTCTGTCGGGACATATCAGTGAAAGAAACGTGGATTTAGGTACGTTGGTCGGTCCCGGTGGAAAATCATTGCTTGCTACCATTGTGAAAAGTGACACAGTATTGGTGGATTTTAGTATGACGGCACTCGATTATCTGAAAAGTAAAGAAAGAAATATTAATTTGGGCCAACAGGATTCTACCCGTTCCTGGCAACCCAATATCACTATTACGCTGGCGGATAATACCGTTTATCCATACAAAGGATATGTAGATTTTGCCGAACCGCAGGTCGATCCTCAGACGGGAACTTTTTCCGTCCGTGCCGAAATGCCGAATCCGAAACAAGTCTTGTTGCCGGGACAGTTTACTAAGGTCAAACTATTGTTGGATGTTCGTGAAGGTGCACTCGTTGTTCCGATGAAAGCGGTTACCATTGAAAAAGGAGGAGCATATATTTATACCATGCGTAAGGATAATACGGTAGAGAAACGTTTTATTGAATTGGGACCGGAAGTAGGGAATAATGTAGTGGTGGAAAGAGGACTGGCAGCAGGAGAAATTGTTGTAGTGGAAGGTTTCCATAAGTTGACGCCGGGAATGAAAGTGCGGGTAAGTCAGCCGGAGATGGAAACGAAGGATAACGCGAAAGGAGAATAG